One Salipiger sp. H15 DNA segment encodes these proteins:
- a CDS encoding TRAP transporter large permease gives MGAVYAILAVVALMMLGVPVVFSFAAMTLVLSLAYDVDISSLMTTGFWSVNSIILTALPLFVMTGYLMQSGGLARRLVEFVETLVGRSRTGMGTSMVVACGVFGAISGTGSAAVASIGSIMIDPMEKHGYSRGYTSALLGISSLLGLLIPPSITMILFAVVTKQSVAACFLATIGPGILLMIVLSVLNTLHVRRNGGNSKDVMSWAVRARAIGSDGWKAAPALLLPVLILGGIYGGIFTPTEAAALSVVYAIPVGFFVYRELTLKSLLSAVVEAATTTGVIMIILVFSFVASRIFTLERVPQALTDLLLGTFESPVLILLLVNVFLILLGMIMDDVSVIAIISPLVVPVMQSIGVDPVHFAAIIGTSVVIGANSPPMAPILFMACRVGKVGMKDVIRPALFFMTFAALPVMLVTTYWPDLSLFLPRAAGYLP, from the coding sequence ATGGGAGCCGTCTACGCAATTCTCGCCGTCGTGGCGCTCATGATGCTGGGCGTGCCGGTGGTCTTCTCCTTCGCCGCCATGACGCTGGTGCTGTCGCTGGCCTATGACGTCGACATCTCGTCGCTGATGACCACCGGCTTCTGGTCGGTCAACTCGATCATCCTGACCGCGCTGCCGCTCTTCGTGATGACCGGCTACCTGATGCAGTCTGGCGGGCTGGCACGGCGGCTGGTGGAATTCGTCGAGACCCTCGTCGGGCGCTCGCGCACCGGCATGGGGACCTCGATGGTGGTGGCCTGCGGCGTCTTCGGGGCGATCTCGGGCACCGGCTCGGCGGCGGTCGCCTCGATCGGCTCGATCATGATCGACCCGATGGAAAAGCATGGCTACAGCCGTGGCTACACCTCGGCGCTGCTCGGCATCTCGTCGCTGCTGGGGCTGCTCATCCCGCCGTCGATCACCATGATCCTCTTCGCCGTGGTCACCAAGCAATCGGTCGCCGCCTGCTTCCTCGCCACCATCGGGCCGGGCATCCTGCTGATGATCGTGCTGTCGGTGCTGAACACGCTGCACGTCCGGCGCAACGGCGGCAACAGCAAGGACGTGATGAGCTGGGCGGTGCGCGCCCGCGCCATCGGCTCGGACGGCTGGAAGGCCGCCCCCGCCCTGCTGCTGCCGGTGCTGATCCTCGGCGGCATCTACGGCGGCATCTTCACCCCGACCGAGGCCGCGGCGCTCTCCGTCGTCTACGCCATACCCGTCGGCTTCTTCGTCTACCGCGAGCTGACGCTGAAGAGCCTGCTCTCGGCGGTCGTCGAGGCGGCCACCACCACGGGCGTCATCATGATCATCCTGGTGTTCAGCTTCGTCGCCTCGCGCATCTTCACCCTCGAGCGCGTGCCGCAGGCGCTGACCGACCTGCTGCTCGGCACCTTCGAGAGCCCGGTGCTGATCCTGCTCCTGGTCAACGTCTTCCTGATCCTGCTCGGCATGATCATGGACGACGTCAGCGTGATCGCCATCATCAGCCCGCTGGTGGTGCCGGTGATGCAGTCGATCGGCGTCGACCCGGTGCATTTCGCCGCGATCATCGGCACCTCGGTGGTGATCGGCGCGAACAGCCCGCCGATGGCCCCGATCCTCTTCATGGCCTGCCGCGTCGGCAAGGTCGGGATGAAGGACGTGATCCGCCCCGCGCTCTTCTTCATGACCTTTGCCGCGCTG
- a CDS encoding TRAP transporter small permease, translating into MPLLSRLDQLLGFVLKAVVVLTGLAVAVMLVVGIFFRSALEHPVFGLEEIVLFSVMWFYMCGAVLASRERSHLAADFMSVMVSDPRKLRIIGTVTTFISLVLAIFFTAWAWSLVSWGVERGQSTPVFSLPMWVSQASLLFAAFCFVLYLARDLVRDLSGKES; encoded by the coding sequence GTGCCCCTTCTTTCCCGTCTCGATCAGCTTCTCGGTTTCGTGCTGAAGGCCGTCGTCGTGCTCACCGGGCTCGCCGTCGCGGTGATGCTGGTGGTCGGCATCTTCTTTCGCTCGGCGCTCGAGCACCCGGTGTTCGGGCTCGAGGAGATCGTCCTCTTCAGCGTGATGTGGTTCTACATGTGCGGCGCGGTGCTCGCCTCGCGCGAGCGCTCGCACCTCGCGGCGGACTTCATGTCGGTCATGGTGAGCGACCCGCGCAAGCTGCGGATCATCGGCACCGTGACCACCTTCATCTCGCTCGTGCTGGCGATCTTCTTCACCGCCTGGGCCTGGAGCCTCGTCTCCTGGGGCGTCGAGCGCGGCCAGAGCACGCCGGTCTTCTCGCTGCCCATGTGGGTCAGCCAGGCCAGCCTGCTCTTCGCGGCGTTCTGCTTCGTTCTCTACCTCGCGCGGGACCTGGTCCGCGACCTCAGCGGCAAGGAGTCCTGA